The DNA sequence CTCCCATGCACTGCGATTTGTCTTCAATCGCTTCGCTCTTGAACAAATCGGGAGCCTACCATTGAACGATCCGGCAATATGGTTAAATCATTTTTTCTTCTTTTTCCTCCTCTAGACTATCGCGCAAAATATCCACAACGGCAAGCTCCAGCGGAAGTTGAGGAAAAACAGTTTTAAAACTTATCCAGTAGGCATCAATCCATATTTTAAGCATGCGCTCCAGTTCTGCGGCGGTGAAGATTTGCTTTTTTTCTTCCAGAAACTTCCGTTCTTCTTCCGAAAGCGTGCCTGCCGTTATGGCAATGTGATTGGGGTTAAACGAATGAAGCAACATATTCCGCAAACGGTGAATGATGAGCTTTATGTAAAGCTGGGGATCAATACCCTGATCGATGGTTGTAAGAATAAGCTCCGTTGCCGCCGCCGCATTTTTTTCGGCAAGAAAGGCGATAAGGTTCCCTACGGCCTCGCTTTTGGGCGCGCCCAAGATTAGGCGAACGCTTTCTTCCGTTAAACTCTCTCCCATGGCAAGCACCTGACCAAGCATACTTTCCGCATCCCGAAGACCGCCGTCGGCAAAAAAAGCGATAAGCTGAAGAGCGCTTTTTTCCGCCGTTATACCCTCCTTTTTTACCAATTGCCCCAAACGCTCCACTATGGCAGAGGTTGCGATTTTACGAAATTCGAAATGCTGACATCGCGAGATAATGGTATCGGGCACTTTTTCAAGCTCGGTGGTTGCCAGTATGAAAATGGCATGTGCGGGCGGTTCTTCGAGTGTTTTAAGAAGAGCATTGAACGCCTCTTTGGTGAGCATATGTACTTCGTCTATGATATAGACTTTGTGCTTGGCGCGCGCCGGTGCCAGACGCACGGCTTCACGGAGCTCGCGGATTTCGTCGATGCCGCGGGAACTTGCCGCGTCTATTTCTATGAGATCCAGCGTATGCCCTTCCATGAATTCCTTGCATGCGGCACACGCATTGCATGGCGCGCCGTCTTTTGGTTTTTCGCAGTTTGCCGTTTTAGCGAGAAGGCGGGCTATGGTTGTTTTCCCCGTGCCGCGCGGACCGGAAAAAAGATATGCATGCGCCACCCTATCCAAACGGATCGCATTTTGAAGAATGCTTGTTATGTGGTTTTGCCCGACGACTTCCGTAAAGCTTTTTGGGCGATATTTTCGGTATATAACCTGCTGTGCCATGAATGGATAGTAGCAAAAATAGGGTTGTTTTTCAATAAAAAAAGGACTGCTATGTCCTTACGGCGGCGCCTTTTATTCCAGGCGTATCATTGTGTCTCTTTACGGAGACGGCGGGATGAAACACCACATGCTTATTTCCTAGCCAGTCCAATATAGCGGCTACGCTGTCGCCGAGTATAGCGGCGCTATTCGCCCACCACGTTCCTCCCGCGTTGAGCAAGGATCCAAATATTCTGTCCACGAGCAACCACGAAATCATGGTTCCCATCAGAACTCCTCCGGCAATAACCAGTACGTATTTCGCCGCCTCACCCCTTATCGCTTCCGTACTGCGAAAAACGAAACGCCTGTTGAAATTAAAGCGAAACGTATGCCCTACCATATAACTCACTACACGAAACACCGCGTACCACCAACCGCTATAGATACCCGTTGCGTACATAAGAACATTCAGTACGCATAGCTCTATGGAAAAGCATATTGCGCCAAATTTGCAGTATTGCCACGAAGGAATATTTTCATATACTGCCTGCCATGCACACATATAACATCCTCCCGAAAAACGAACTCCCCAGAAGTATACATGCCGAAAGTAAAAAATACAAACGGCGCTTTTTTTGGGAGATCTGCCTGAAAATCAATCCGGACTTCCCTGCAATATATTATTCACCTGCTTTCTTCCGTATGGTGATCCGTTCGAAAAACAATAAATTTATAGCCCGTAAAATTCCATACAATAGCGATGGCGGTTGCAATAATGGAAGCTATGTTTGCCCATACCTTCGGAGAAAAACCGAATTGCGGCCCCATGCCGGGAATGGTAATAAGCCCGAAAACAGAAATATCTCCCACTAAAAACGTTGCGATAGAAACATTAATAACAAAACCTACAACCGAAACAAAAAGGAACGTGCTATATTCTTTTACAATGCCGCGCATCGTTATAGGCTCGGCGGAATCGTACTTTTTGAATACCCAGTATTTATTCCATAAATAAGCATTGATGTTGGCAATTACATATCCGCCCCCTTTAATAAGAGCGAATCCCCCGCCGGCCGTAATGCCGGTGAAAAGGATAAGCGTATTAAGAATACCGAAGTCGATGGAAAAACTTAAAAAGCCGGCCGCTACATAACGCGAAATTTGCGACATAATGGGGATCCACCGGCAGGTAAATTTTCCAAACCAAATACCAAGCACCCAGAGTACAGGGACAATAAGGAGCATAGCGCCGTGCGGTATGCCAAAAGGCAACATAATATCAAGATTTGCAAGCACGGGAAGCAAAAACAATCCCGTAAAAAAACCTGTTAGACCGCCAAGCGCGTAATCATTCTTGTGCATGATCATCTTTTCCTAATTCCAATATATGTTCTACGTCTCCCCGTACCCCCAACTGGCGCCGGATGATGAAAAATATAAATACTATTATGATAAAGCTTATCACTAGTGCTGAAAGAATTGATGTATTTACGACAAGCAAACGCTGTCCCCATAATACGGATAGAACGGAAAAGGAGTAAATAAGAGCGGGTCCGGCAATAATCTTTGTAAGCGAGGTTCGCATGGTATGCGTAAACGCCGCGTACATAATAAAAAGCGCGTACAAAACGAATAGGGCAAGGATATATAGCCGCGGATCAGAGTATGCTTCTTTGTTTAAGTATGTTTTGTCGATAAATAAAAATACGCGAAAGGATGTAAGCGAAATCCAGAAAAGAGAAAAGCCGTTCGCAAGCGCGCTTGAAAAACCAAAGCGTTCTTGTTTATATTCGCCCGCATATATTTCCATAACGATCCATAAAAGAAAAATGGGTGTAAGAAGCCACCAAATACCAATATCGGTTGTAAATGCGGTACCAAGCTGTCTAAACCCCGCGGTTATATATTCTAAAATAATATGATATGCCATGACGTTATTATTCCGTTATGCCGTAGCGTCTATTAATTTCCACCTCCACCTCCGCACGGGGACGACCATACTTAACGCTCGAAAGCTCTTTTACCGCTTCGGCAACAGTGGAGTTTCCTTTTGGTGCGGGGAAGGTATGGATATTAAACGGACGCGATGTTTGCCCGTTTATTAAAAGTTTTACATACGCCGTGTAATTATCAATATTCATTAAATCATGAGCATTAAACACCGGTGCAAATTGCTGTTCTAAAAATTCGGCATCCTCCGCACCCACCCGAAGCGCCGCCATGGAACCGACATTTCCAAATACCGCCCGCTTGATACCGTCTTCAAGCTGTCCGACAAACTGATGCGCGATAATAAGATTAAGGCGATATTTTCGCGCCTCGGAAAGAATTGTTTCTATGGAGCTTGTCGTTACGTTTTGGAACTCATCTATGTATAGATAAAAATCGTTTCGTTTGTCCTGCGGCATATCCACGCGCGAAAATGACGCCATGAGAATTTTACCCACTATAATGAGTCCCAACAAACTGGAATTTAATTCTCCCAGACGCCCCTTTGAAAGATTGACGAGAAGAATTTGATTATTATCCATAATTGTCCGGAAATTGAACGCGGAACGCTCTTGGGCAATAATGGGCCGCATAACCTCATTCGCAAGAAAAACATCAAACTTTGATGTAATGTACGGCACAATGTTTGCAAGCGCACCCTCTCCACCCGCTTTTTCGGCAACGTCACGCCAGAATGTATTTACAACAACGTTTTTGGAACGGGAAAGCTTATACTCACGAAACGCCTTATCGGCAAGCACGCGCCCTATTTCCAGAAGCGTGTTTCCGGATGACGGATCTTCTATGACAAGCATGGTGGCGTTGCGAAAATATTGTTCAAACATAGGCCCCATGGACTCCGGCGTGCCGCCATATAACTTTTGAAAAATACCGAAAAGCTCGTTTACCACAAACGTTTTTTGTTCGGGGTACTGCGGATCATATTCAAGCATGTTAAGCCCCAGCGGACGCTGGGTATCCCCCGGGTTGAAATAAATAACATCCTCCACGCGTTCCTTGGGAATAAGCTCCATAAGCTCCTCCGTAACCTCGCCATGCGGATCGATGAAACACACACCCTTGCCTGCCATAATATCCTGATGCACCAAACTCTTCATGAAATTTGTTTTTCCGGTGCCTGTTTGCCCGATGATATAAAAATGACGACGGCGGTCGTCCGCTTGCATACGAATGAGCGACTGCTCTCCCCGAAACACGTTCTCACCCAACAAAACTCCCTCCGTAGAAAGATTTGCCGGCGCCGGCGCTTCCCGCGCTTTTAAAAACTTTACCTTAGGAGCGGAAAGCTGTCCCACCGGAAAATGATATAAACTGGTGAGCTCTTCGGTTCCCATGTAAAGAGCGTGTTTCTCATTAAATGCACGAAAAGAAAAGTTATAAATAAGATCCTCCAGAGGTTTAGCCGTCAGGCGATTTACACCGAAACTGTTTGCCTGCGGATCGGTAAACTGCAAAAATGCATCCTCAAGACCCTGTAAAATATCCAACGCATCATCGGACGTGCCGGCAGATGCCACAATGCGAATATTTACATCAAACCCGGCGCGGCTTGCCTTCCCTTCCACAAGATTTACAAAACTTTCATTAAACACCTCCATAACACTGCCGGAAGACTGCTCGTCTGCCTGCTTCCCGGGCGGATTTATAATATCTCTTGCAACTTTCGTCGCCGCTCCCTGCCATCCTTTATTTCTGGTGTCGGGTTTTTTTCCTTTTCGCATAAAGCGCGCCGCCTCCCGTCCTTCTGCCTGCCAGTGCCCGTCCGCCGGACGTACAACAATTTGCACGGCGGCCCCTTCACCTTCTTTCTTTATTTTAGAAAATGCCGTTGTAACAACCTCCAACGGATCCGCTTCCAGATGCCGATAAGTACGTACCGGCAAATATGCCGCCTTGGTAAATGAGAGAACGGATCCGGCCGTAGCACCTTCTTCGTTGAATATATTGTAGTCCTTTGTGCGCTCCACTTGTGCGTGCGGAAATAATGCATGTACGTTTTTTTCGAATGAATGCGCCCACTTGCGCGGAACACCCACATAGAATGTTGTTTCCTCCCCAACAACGGGAAGCGCCAATTCAAGCACAAACGAAGGATTACCATGCAAAAACGGCAATATATGCGCCTCTCGCAAAGAAACCATCCCGGCATAAAACTGTTCCATAATGGATATGCTGTCCTTAACATGATCCGGTTGTGGATTTTCCGCCGTATCCTGCGGTACCAATACGCTATAGAGAACAAGCTGAAGACTCCGGGAGATGCCCTTTTGGGCGCGCTTCCGTCCTATAACATAATACGCAATACTCCCCACTCCGAGAGTAAGGAAAATGGCAATAATGAATAAAAGGAAGAGAGAATTCATTCTTTAATTTCCCGCGCCTTAACAAGTTTGTCGTAATATTCATCCACCAATGCATCATGAAAATCATCCAACAAATGGGGATTTTTCAGCTCGCGCGCCACCTTCACGGCGGCAGAAACTCCCTTTGAAAGAGCAATTTCCACCAATGCGGATATCTGCTCTTTATGATCAGAGTCGTGACTACTCGTTTGCTGGGGGGCCGCATAATCATGAGCGGGAACGGCGGGAATAGGACGAGGAGCGGTAGTGTTCACGTGTTCCGGCGGCGTTCCTTCCACCGCCTTTTCAATATGCTCGCGAAAAACATCGTTAAAAATTTCTTTTTCCGAAGGCGGAGATTCATGAGCGCCTTCCAGGGCGTGTTTCTTTTCCCGTAATTTTTCTTCTAATGTACGGATCTCTCGTTCAAGTGTGTGTTCTTGTTCATTCATTCATCTATTATATGATATAATTTGTGCAGGAGAAAGTTATAAAAAGACAAGAAAAAAAACCAAGATATGATCCCGGTTTTTAAATATCCTTTAATTGAGAGTTAAGGGTTGGTTACCATAGCACCCAATAATATATGTACCCCAGCAAGAGGGCAAGCACTAATGCTCCCTGCCATACTTCAAAAGGGTGTATTTGCGAATCCATTTTCTCTCCTTTCACATAACACCTCCTTTTTCTTAAAAAATTGTATAGTATAAATTATTAATTGTCAATAATTTTTTATGTTCTCACGCTCAAACAGTATCGCCGTTATCTTTCTGGTGTTTATGTTTACACTTATGTTTGCGTCCGCATGGAATGATTCTGCCATCACGGATGAACTTGCGCATATTCCCGCCGGATACTCCTACCTTACCGAAAAAGACATGCGCCTTAATCCGGAACATCCGCCTCTTATAAAAGATCTTGCCGCTCTTCCTCTTGTATTTCTTGGCCTCTCCTTTCCCACTGATCACCCCGCATGGACCACCGCGCTAAACGGACAATGGGATATGGGACGTATATTTTTGTATGAATCCGGTAATGATGCCGATCAGATTATTTTTTGGGCACGCATTCCCATGATGTTGTTGGCGGTTTTATTCGGATGGATTCTCTATGCATGGACACGGCGCCGATTCGGCTCCCGCGTTGCTTTGCTTTCATTATTTCTTCTCGCTTTTTCACCCACATTTCTTGCGCATTCCCGCTATGTTACAACCGATCTTGCCGCGGCATTCGGATTTCTTATCGGTATTATGGCATTTATTGATATTCTTGAGCGCCCCACACGAAAACGCATCGTTATTGCCGGTATTGCTCTTGGCGTTGCGCAACTTCTCAAGTTTTCCGTAGTTCTCCTTCTTCCGGTCTACGCCATTGTGACTCTTTTATGGATATTGTCGCATGCGTATGAAGAAAATATTTCTCCGAAAGAACGATTGCGCCATATAATACGGCATACCTTCCGGCTTCTCGGAAAATTTGCGATTGTCGGCGGCATTGCCCTCTTTATTATCGCTCTTGTGTATGAGTGGCATATATGGAACTACCCTCCGGATCGGCAACTGGCGGATGCGCAAGAATTTTTAAGTTCGTTCGGGCGGCGGTCTTTGGTTAATATAGACTTTTGGCTTATAGAACATCGCCTAACGCGCGGTATCGGGCAATATATATTAGGCGTACTTATGGTAGTACAACGTGCGGCGGGTGGAAATACGACATACTTCCTTGGTGAAGTGACAAATACCGGATGGACACATTATTTCCCCGTTGTATATGCATTAAAAGAAACGCTTGCCCTGCATATTCTTACCATTGTTGCTATCGGTGTTGTATTCATACGGTGGGGACACACAAAGAGTTTTGCACTCGGCCGCTGGATACGCGAACATAGCGCGGAAACGACCATGCTTGTTTTTATTGCCGTATATTGGTGGTACTCCATACGCTCACCGCTTAATATCGGCGTACGACATGTACTGCCCACCTTTCCTTTTATCTACATATTGGTTTCCAAACAAATTGTCGCATGGATTGGAGACGTGCGTACACCAAACCCCAAAACGGCGGAAGGCGTTATGCGTGAAATCTATTATGAACATATCACCGCTCTCCCTAAACAGCTTTTTCTAACCGTTACTCTTTTCTGGATCGGCTTTTCGGTACTCACCGCATACCCCTATTATCTTAGCTATTTCAATGGTATTGCCGGCGTTAGAGGAGAAGGATACCGTTATGCGGTTGATTCTAATTTCGACTGGGGACAAGACTTAAAGCGTCTTCGAGATTATGTAGATAATAACCACATAGATCATATTGCCGTAGATTACTTCGGCGCCGGAGATTTATCATACTATTTCGGAGAAAAAGTAGAGCCGTGGTGGTCATCCCGCGGGGCTCCCAGCGGGTACTTTGCCATTTCCGCTTCTTTCCGCCAGGGCGCGTACGGAAAACTCATACCGTCCCCTTCTCTTTCCAGTCGGAATGAAGAAGATTTATACATATGGCTTCGATCCTACGAGCCTATTGCGCGCGCAGGACAATCAATATTCATCTATAAACTACCGTAACAAATAATCCGTATTATTTGTCATTGTACTTAAAAAATACTTTTTGCGGCAAGCGTATATCGATATACGAAAGATTATCATGATTGGTGATGTGTTCTTCCAAAACAAGGAATAGATTTTCAAGTCCGCGCGTACTGTCTTCGCCTGCTTCAAATATAATATCCCACCCCTCGTTTGTATGAAATACGCGTTCACCCTCATATGATGCGTCTATTCTAACTTCCTCAACACGAATTAATGTTTTTTCTTCGATGATTCGCACCATTGCATCTAAAACATGCATATCATCCGCGGAAATAGCTTCGTCTCCTAATGAAAAGCGCCTCCCTTGCTTCGTTATAAATCGTGTTACCACGTGTCCGCGTAAATTGGGGGCCTCCGCAAACAAAACACCGTTACCGTCTATATAAAAACACGCCTCATTATTATATTCCTCGTTTTCAACGGCACAAAAAATGCCCACATGCGTACGTTCCTCTATGGTAATGTGCAGTTCGGGAGGTATTTGTAATATGTACGAAACATGCGCACTCGCTATATCGGGGTATGTTTCCAGCAATCGGTTTGCGATAGACTCCGGCCGAACAAAAAGAATATTACTGCGCGGAACCATTCCGCCGAATGTTCCCTTTAACATCTCTTCAGCTATCCCGCGCACCAATTCATCCGGCACCGTACTTGTTCCTTCCGTTGTTATGTTCGCCACCCGCAAGTACGGAAGAAATACCGCCGCACCCAAAAAGACGAGAATACCCCCTATGGGAAGCGCTATACGGAGCAATATATTTCGTATTCTCTGCTGTTTCTGCCTGCTTCTATTTTTTGCGAGAATGGATCCTTTTTTGACTGTTTTATTTTTCCCCAACATATATGCGGTAATTATACTACGGTACGCGTTATATCCGGATTAATGCGTGTAGATATCTCGGCAACACGTAATATCCGCGGACTGATACGTGTGGGAACTTCGTAATTAATACTTCCTACCTTGCGTGCAATTTCTTCGGGAGTAATATGCTCCCGTTTTTGTTTTCCCATTAATACCACCTCATCTCCTATACACGCTTTTGGTATATGCGTAACATCCACCATGCATATATTCATGCAAATATTTCCGGCAACCTGTGCCCTCTCTCCGCGCACTAGCACAGTCCCCTTATTTGAAAGATGGCGCCAGTACCCGTCCCCGTACCCCACCGGAAGAATGGCGAGCTTTATCGGTTTTTTTGCCGTATATGTTCTGTCATATCCAACCGTACCCCCCTTTGGAACATCTTTAATCTGTACAATACGTGTTTTCCATGTAATTACGGGTTTTAATAGAGCTGATTTACCTACGCGATCCCTCACTTCTTCGGACGGATACATGCCATATAGTCCCACACCCCATCGCACCATGGTAAACCGTGTTTCCGGATACAAAAGCAGTGACGCACTCGCCGCCGTATGCACATGAGCCGGATGAATATGCGCCGCAGAAAGCATCGCCCGCGCCTGTTCAAATTGCTGTAACTGCTCTTTATAATAGCGGGAGGAAAGATTTTCCGTATCAGAAAAATGCGTATACACTCCCTCCACCTCTATGTACTTCTTCTGCCGGATAAGCAACGTAATAAATTCCGGCATATTATCCGGAAAAATTCCCTGGCGGTAAGTTCCCGTTTCTATCTTAAGATGTACGCGCGCCTTTTTCTTTACCCTTTTTGCCGCTTCCGCGATGGACAAAAGAGTATCGGAATCGTACAGTGCCATACTGATATTCTTTTTTACGGCATCAGCAATTGAAGGTTTTGGCACATAACCAAGAATAAGTATGGGATTTTTTTTATGATCTTTTCGGAGAATAAGAGCTTCCTCTATGGAATCTACCCCAAACCACAAATCGGAAGTGAGACCTCCGGATATTCGGAAGTCTCGCTTCCGATTTAACGAGTCACTGTTTTTTGATTCACTTTTATCGGGTTCGGCTGTGAGTATATTCGCCACCTCGCGCAACCCATGACCATACGCGTTCGCCTTTACAATTGCCATTACCGAAACGGCATTTCCCGCTATCTTTTGCGCCACATTAAAATTATGCCGCACAGCGGCGGCATCCACCTCAACCCACGTTTTATGATGCGACATTTGATTTTTTATCATCTTTCTTCTTGCTTCAATTTCTGTATTCTATCTTTCCCC is a window from the Candidatus Ryanbacteria bacterium CG10_big_fil_rev_8_21_14_0_10_43_42 genome containing:
- the alr gene encoding alanine racemase encodes the protein MIKNQMSHHKTWVEVDAAAVRHNFNVAQKIAGNAVSVMAIVKANAYGHGLREVANILTAEPDKSESKNSDSLNRKRDFRISGGLTSDLWFGVDSIEEALILRKDHKKNPILILGYVPKPSIADAVKKNISMALYDSDTLLSIAEAAKRVKKKARVHLKIETGTYRQGIFPDNMPEFITLLIRQKKYIEVEGVYTHFSDTENLSSRYYKEQLQQFEQARAMLSAAHIHPAHVHTAASASLLLYPETRFTMVRWGVGLYGMYPSEEVRDRVGKSALLKPVITWKTRIVQIKDVPKGGTVGYDRTYTAKKPIKLAILPVGYGDGYWRHLSNKGTVLVRGERAQVAGNICMNICMVDVTHIPKACIGDEVVLMGKQKREHITPEEIARKVGSINYEVPTRISPRILRVAEISTRINPDITRTVV